Proteins co-encoded in one Epinephelus moara isolate mb chromosome 13, YSFRI_EMoa_1.0, whole genome shotgun sequence genomic window:
- the ttll6 gene encoding tubulin polyglutamylase ttll6 isoform X1 — translation MGLPVDSPDKNEDAHKSEQQGEGEGGESQTEACTSTPPPINNKKKRKGKKRLWINLTNCKYESVRRAARRYGLREAFEGDDWTLFWTDCSVSLDRVKDMKRYQKINHFPGMSEICRKDLLARNMNRMLKLFPKDYNIFPRTWCLPADYSDFQAYTRAKKSKTYICKPDTGCQGKGIIITKSSKDIQPGEHMICQVYVSKPFIIDGYKFDLRIYVLVTSCDPFSIFIFKEGLARFCTTKYSEPTHGNVDDVCMHLTNYSINKNSENFVRDEDTGSKRKLSTLNKLLESISCNTDKMWNDIEDVIIKTLISAHPILKHNYHTCFPNHTTGSACFEILGFDVLLDHRLRPWVLEVNHSPSFTTDSQLDREVKDALLYDTLVLINLGACDRRKITKEERRRVKERLQQNSTREARSEELRQCQAATVEQMERYEAKHLGGFKRIYPREGGEKYDKYFKHSSSLFQETAASKAREECARQQLQELRLKQEQKERDLKGGRRRDLQGETAGERVKPQRGPAQPPNSNPDCDLQPPCLSSVSADPVAAEVRVEKQEEQPEQETEERKEEEEEEETHMEEQERVNALLQRKKLLQELGVVDKIHQLLQGRADGGGVLQEAKDACTQQQSHQPHHRQQQVKLESLTQFPQRTKQQQQQCTQMSRQHIHSHTTQQRLLRPTMDQRSLNETEPASHSRAADIRRTISAQRIHWPVGGSLALRQDTRSSSYTDTRPRPSIPIIHHVPKGGPRCAYASHDPAALQSLLVIATCPPQVRRPGFSHIVRNSSRRAPQQHGKGQ, via the exons ATGGGTCTACCTGTGGACAGCCCAGACAAAAATGAAGATGCACATAAATCTGAGCagcagggagaaggagagggcgGCGAAAGCCAAACTGAAGCCTGCACCAGCACCCCGCCGCCCATCAACaacaagaagaagaggaaaggcAAAAAGA GACTGTGGATCAACCTCACCAACTGCAAATATGAAAGTG tgcgGCGTGCTGCTCGCAGATACGGTCTCAGAGAGGCATTTGAGGGCGACGACTGGACGCTGTTCTGGACCGACTGCTCTGTGTCTTTAGACCGTGTTAAGGACATGAAGCGTTACCAG aaaataaaccaTTTCCCAGGGATGAGTGAGATCTGCCGCAAAGACTTGCTGGCAAGAAACATGAACCGTATGTTGAAGCTTTTCCCCAAAGACTACAACATCTTCCCCAGAACGTGGTGCCTTCCTGCAGA TTACAGTGACTTCCAAGCTTACACCAGGGCCAAAAAAAGCAAGACGTACATATGTAAGCCAGACACTGGTTGCCAAGGCAAAGGCATCATCATCACCAAGTCAAGTAAAGACATTCAACCTGGAGAACATATGATCTGCCAGGTTTACGTCTCCAAG CCTTTTATAATCGACGGGTACAAGTTTGACTTGCGAATCTACGTGTTGGTGACGTCATGTGACCCATTCAGCATATTCATATTCAAGGAGGGACTGGCTCGCTTCTGCACCACAAAGTACAGCGAACCAACACACGGCAACGTG GATGATGTGTGCATGCATCTCACCAATTACTCCATCAACAAGAACAGTGAGAACTTTGTCCGTGATGAGGACACAGGCAGCAAACG AAAGCTGTCCACCCTCAACAAGCTCCTGGAGTCCATCAGCTGCAACACAGACAAGATGTGGAATGACATTGAGGACGTCATCATAAAGACTCTGATCTCTGCTCATCCAATCCTCAAGCATAACTACCACACGTGCTTCCCCAACCACACCACCGGCAGCGCCTGCTTCGAGATCCTGGGCTTCGATGTGCTGCTGGATCACCGGCTCAGACCCTGGGTGCTGGAG GTGAATCACTCCCCAAGTTTTACCACCGACTCGCAGCTGGACCGCGAGGTGAAGGACGCGCTGCTGTACGACACTCTGGTTCTCATCAACTTGGGCGCCTGCGACCGCCGCAAGATCACCAAAGAGGAGAGACGCAGGGTGAAGGAGAGGCTGCAGCAGAACAGCACCAGAGAGGCCAG gtcagAGGAGCTGCGTCAGTGCCAGGCAGCCACGGTGGAGCAGATGGAGAGGTACGAGGCCAAACACCTGGGAGGCTTCAAGAGGATCTACcccagagagggaggggagaaatACGACAAGTACTTCAAACACAGCAGCTCGCTCTTTCAGGAGACGGCAGCATCCAAGGCCAGAGAGGAGTGTGCCAG GCAACAACTGCAGGAGCTGCGTCTGAAGCAGGAGCAGAAGGAGAGAGACCTGAAGGGAGGCCGGAGGAGAGACCTGCAGGGGGAGACGGCGGGGGAGAGGGTCAAACCACAACGAGGACCAGCACAACCCCCCAACTCAAACCCTGACTGTGACCTGCAGCCG CCGTGTCTGTCCAGTGTGTCGGCGGATCCTGTAGCTGCCGAAGTCCGAGTGGagaagcaggaggagcagcCGGAGCAGGAGacggaggagaggaaggaagaggaggaggaggaggagacacacATGGAGGAGCAGGAGCGGGTCAACGCACTGCTGCAGAGAAAGAAGCTACTGCAGGAGCTGGGAGTGGTGGACAAGATCCACCAGCTGCTGCAGGGCCGAGCAGACGGAGGGGGAGTCCTGCAGGAGGCCAAGGACGCCTGCACCCAGCagcagagtcatcagcctcatcacAGACAACAGCAGGTGAAG CTGGAGTCTTTGACACAGTTTCCCCAGCggacaaagcagcagcagcagcaatgcACTCAGATGTCACGGCAG CACATCCACTCCCACACGACTCAGCAGCGCCTGCTCAGGCCCACCATGGACCAGAGGAGCCTGAACGAGACGGAGCCAGCGAGCCacagcagagctgcagacatACGCAGGACCATCAGCGCCCAGCGGATACACTGGCCAG TCGGAGGCTCTCTGGCTCTCAGGCAGGACACCCGGAGCAGCTCCTACACCGACACCCGTCCCCGTCCCAGCATCCCCATCATCCACCACGTCCCAAAAGGAGGCCCACGCTGCGCCTACGCGTCCCACGACCCCGCAGCCCTGCAGAGCCTGCTCGTCATCGCCACTTGCCCGCCCCAGGTCAGGAGGCCTGGCTTCTCTCACATCGTCCGCAACTCCTCCCGCAGAGCCCCCCAGCAGCACGGTAAAGGCCAGTGA
- the ttll6 gene encoding tubulin polyglutamylase ttll6 isoform X2, with amino-acid sequence MKRYQKINHFPGMSEICRKDLLARNMNRMLKLFPKDYNIFPRTWCLPADYSDFQAYTRAKKSKTYICKPDTGCQGKGIIITKSSKDIQPGEHMICQVYVSKPFIIDGYKFDLRIYVLVTSCDPFSIFIFKEGLARFCTTKYSEPTHGNVDDVCMHLTNYSINKNSENFVRDEDTGSKRKLSTLNKLLESISCNTDKMWNDIEDVIIKTLISAHPILKHNYHTCFPNHTTGSACFEILGFDVLLDHRLRPWVLEVNHSPSFTTDSQLDREVKDALLYDTLVLINLGACDRRKITKEERRRVKERLQQNSTREARSEELRQCQAATVEQMERYEAKHLGGFKRIYPREGGEKYDKYFKHSSSLFQETAASKAREECARQQLQELRLKQEQKERDLKGGRRRDLQGETAGERVKPQRGPAQPPNSNPDCDLQPPCLSSVSADPVAAEVRVEKQEEQPEQETEERKEEEEEEETHMEEQERVNALLQRKKLLQELGVVDKIHQLLQGRADGGGVLQEAKDACTQQQSHQPHHRQQQVKLESLTQFPQRTKQQQQQCTQMSRQHIHSHTTQQRLLRPTMDQRSLNETEPASHSRAADIRRTISAQRIHWPVGGSLALRQDTRSSSYTDTRPRPSIPIIHHVPKGGPRCAYASHDPAALQSLLVIATCPPQVRRPGFSHIVRNSSRRAPQQHGKGQ; translated from the exons ATGAAGCGTTACCAG aaaataaaccaTTTCCCAGGGATGAGTGAGATCTGCCGCAAAGACTTGCTGGCAAGAAACATGAACCGTATGTTGAAGCTTTTCCCCAAAGACTACAACATCTTCCCCAGAACGTGGTGCCTTCCTGCAGA TTACAGTGACTTCCAAGCTTACACCAGGGCCAAAAAAAGCAAGACGTACATATGTAAGCCAGACACTGGTTGCCAAGGCAAAGGCATCATCATCACCAAGTCAAGTAAAGACATTCAACCTGGAGAACATATGATCTGCCAGGTTTACGTCTCCAAG CCTTTTATAATCGACGGGTACAAGTTTGACTTGCGAATCTACGTGTTGGTGACGTCATGTGACCCATTCAGCATATTCATATTCAAGGAGGGACTGGCTCGCTTCTGCACCACAAAGTACAGCGAACCAACACACGGCAACGTG GATGATGTGTGCATGCATCTCACCAATTACTCCATCAACAAGAACAGTGAGAACTTTGTCCGTGATGAGGACACAGGCAGCAAACG AAAGCTGTCCACCCTCAACAAGCTCCTGGAGTCCATCAGCTGCAACACAGACAAGATGTGGAATGACATTGAGGACGTCATCATAAAGACTCTGATCTCTGCTCATCCAATCCTCAAGCATAACTACCACACGTGCTTCCCCAACCACACCACCGGCAGCGCCTGCTTCGAGATCCTGGGCTTCGATGTGCTGCTGGATCACCGGCTCAGACCCTGGGTGCTGGAG GTGAATCACTCCCCAAGTTTTACCACCGACTCGCAGCTGGACCGCGAGGTGAAGGACGCGCTGCTGTACGACACTCTGGTTCTCATCAACTTGGGCGCCTGCGACCGCCGCAAGATCACCAAAGAGGAGAGACGCAGGGTGAAGGAGAGGCTGCAGCAGAACAGCACCAGAGAGGCCAG gtcagAGGAGCTGCGTCAGTGCCAGGCAGCCACGGTGGAGCAGATGGAGAGGTACGAGGCCAAACACCTGGGAGGCTTCAAGAGGATCTACcccagagagggaggggagaaatACGACAAGTACTTCAAACACAGCAGCTCGCTCTTTCAGGAGACGGCAGCATCCAAGGCCAGAGAGGAGTGTGCCAG GCAACAACTGCAGGAGCTGCGTCTGAAGCAGGAGCAGAAGGAGAGAGACCTGAAGGGAGGCCGGAGGAGAGACCTGCAGGGGGAGACGGCGGGGGAGAGGGTCAAACCACAACGAGGACCAGCACAACCCCCCAACTCAAACCCTGACTGTGACCTGCAGCCG CCGTGTCTGTCCAGTGTGTCGGCGGATCCTGTAGCTGCCGAAGTCCGAGTGGagaagcaggaggagcagcCGGAGCAGGAGacggaggagaggaaggaagaggaggaggaggaggagacacacATGGAGGAGCAGGAGCGGGTCAACGCACTGCTGCAGAGAAAGAAGCTACTGCAGGAGCTGGGAGTGGTGGACAAGATCCACCAGCTGCTGCAGGGCCGAGCAGACGGAGGGGGAGTCCTGCAGGAGGCCAAGGACGCCTGCACCCAGCagcagagtcatcagcctcatcacAGACAACAGCAGGTGAAG CTGGAGTCTTTGACACAGTTTCCCCAGCggacaaagcagcagcagcagcaatgcACTCAGATGTCACGGCAG CACATCCACTCCCACACGACTCAGCAGCGCCTGCTCAGGCCCACCATGGACCAGAGGAGCCTGAACGAGACGGAGCCAGCGAGCCacagcagagctgcagacatACGCAGGACCATCAGCGCCCAGCGGATACACTGGCCAG TCGGAGGCTCTCTGGCTCTCAGGCAGGACACCCGGAGCAGCTCCTACACCGACACCCGTCCCCGTCCCAGCATCCCCATCATCCACCACGTCCCAAAAGGAGGCCCACGCTGCGCCTACGCGTCCCACGACCCCGCAGCCCTGCAGAGCCTGCTCGTCATCGCCACTTGCCCGCCCCAGGTCAGGAGGCCTGGCTTCTCTCACATCGTCCGCAACTCCTCCCGCAGAGCCCCCCAGCAGCACGGTAAAGGCCAGTGA